tctacactagtcccacctgccagcacttggtccatatcccaccgaacctgtcctatccatgtacctgtccaactgtttcttaaacgatgggatagtcccagcctcaactacctcctctggcagtttgttccatacacccaccacccactgtgtggaaaagttactcctcggattcctattagatcttttccccttcaccttgaacctgtgtcctctggtcctcgattcccctactctgggcaagagactgtgcatctacccgataagatataagattattatgggaatcgaaggagtaaccttttcacacagagggtggtgggtgtaaggaacaagctgccagaggaggtagttgaggctgggactatcccatcgtttaagaaaaagttagacaggtacatggatggggcaggtttggagggatatggaccaagtgctggcaagtgggactaacgtagctgggacattgttggtcggtgtgggcaagttgggaccaagggcctgtttctgcactgtatcactctatgactctatatctgcagttccttcctacacagagtacATTGAGATTGGATCAATGAGTGCCACTGTTGGAGCCACTGTTTTAAAGCTGCACTTGTGACTGTTTGCACACAGTGAGAGCACTGTCCATggaattgaaggttttgtggccaagattgcagatgatgctaagatatgtggaggaagcaaggactctgcggaaggacttggacaggttgggagagtgggcagagaagtggcagatggaatatagtgcagcaaagtgtgggggCATGcattttggtgataagaataaaggcgtagactattttctaaatggagaaagaatccagaaattggaggtgcaaagggacttggaagtgctggtgcaggattcccaaaaagttcatctgcaagtcgaatcagttgtccggaaggcaaattcaaggctagcatttatatcaagaggactggaatacaaaaacagggatgtaatgctgaggctgtataaggcactggtcatgtcacatttggagtactttgagcaaatttgggccccatatctgaggaaggatgtgctggctctggagagggttcagaagaggtttacaagaatgattccaagaatgagtgggttaacatatgatgagcgttagagcacatgatattggggataGGGGagagacatggatagagaattggttggcagacaggaagcaaaaagtaggaattaacgggtccttttcagaatggcaggcagtgactagtggggtgccgcaaggcttggtgctggaacccccgttgtttacaatatatatattaacgatttagacgagggaattaaatgtaacatctctaagtttgcggatgacacaaagctgggtggcagtgtgaactgtgaggaggatactatgaggttgcagggtgacttggacaggttgtgtgagtgggcggatgcatagcagatgcagtataatgtggataaatgtgaggttatccactttggtggcaagaacaggaaggcagattattatcagaatgtCAGATTagtagaaggggaggtgcaacgagacctgggtgtccttgtacatcagtcactgaaagtaagcatgcagatacagcaggcagtgaagaaatccaatggcatgttggccttcattgcgagaggatttgagtttaggagcaaggaggtcctactgcagttgtacagggccctgttgagaccgcacctggagtgttgtgtgcaattttggtctcctaagtagaggaaggacattattgctattgagggagtgcagcgtaggttcaccaggttaattcccaggactggtggcgggactgacgtatgatgaaagaatgggtcgactgggcttctattcactgttatttagaaggatgtgagaggATCCTCTAGAAACAAACAAAttcagaggattggacaggctagaggcaggaaaaatgttcctgatgttgggggattccagaaccaggggtcacagtttaagaataaggggagaccatttaggactgagatgaggaaaaacttcttcacccagagagttgtgaatctggaattctctgccacagaaggcagtggaggccagttcactgggaggtttcaagagaaagttagatttagctctcagggctaaaggaatcaagagatatggggagaaagcaggaacggggtactcattttggatgatcagccatgatcatatttaatggcggaatgggcacgatgggccgaatggcctaattctgctataacGAGTGAGCTAAGCATAAAGTGCAGAGTTGGTGAGCTATGTTGTGGTAAATGTCAGGGTCACATAATGGTAgggtttgtttttttgtgtgtgtttcagAGACAGCTGCAGGGCCCGGTGGACAGTGACAGTGGGCCAAGCGACGCGGAGGATGAGCAGCCGCAGGTGGTGGTGCTTCGCCAGGGAGACCTGACTGCCGAGGAAGCAGCAACGGtcaaagagacggcagagagcTCCGAGAAATGTAGGGGGTCATCGTGCCTCGCCCGCCCGCGAGTGTGCCAATAgaccatgggtgcaggaggaggccattcggcccttcgagccagcaccgccattcaatgtgatcatggctgatcattctcaatcggtaccccgttcctgccttctccccataccccatgactccgctatcattaagaactctatctagctctcttgaatgcattcagagaattggcctccactgccttctgaggcagagaattccacagattcacaactctctgactgaaaaaggttttcctcatctcagttctaaatggccgaccccttattcttaaactgtggccccttgttctggactcccccaacattgggaacatgttaaagtgttgtacttaaatgcgcgtagtataaaaaataaagtggatgagcttgaggctcagttagtcatgggcaagtatgatgttgtagggatcactgagacatggctacaagaggaccagggctgggaactgaatattcaggggtacaaaacgtatagaaaagacagacaggtgggcagagggggtggggttgctctgatggtaaggaatgatattcattcccttgcaaggggtgacatagaatcaggagatgttgaatcagtatggatagaaatgagaaattgtaagggtaaaaagaccctaatgggagttatctataggcccccaaacagtagcctcgacatagggtgcaagttgaatcaggagataaaattggcgtgtcaaaaatgtaatgctacggtggttatgggagatttcaacatgcaggtagactgggaaaatcaggttggaaatggaccccaggaaagagagtttgtaaagtgccttcgagatggattcttagaacagcttgtactggagcctaccagggagaaggcaattctggatttagtgttgtgtaatgatcctgatctgataaggggactagaggtaaaagagccattaggaggcagtgatcacaacatgataagttttactctgcgaatggaaaggcagaagggaaaatcggaagtgtcggtattacagtatagcaaaggggattacagaggcatgaggcaggagctggccaaaattgactggaaggaggccctagcagggaagacggtagaacagcaatggcaggtattcctgggaataatgcagaggttgcaggatcaatttattccaaagaggtggaaagactctaaggggagtaagagacacctgtggctgacaagggaagtcagggacagcataaaaattaaggagaggaagtataacatagcaaagaagagtgggaagacagaggattgggactcttttaaagagcaacaaaagttaactaaaaaggcaatacggggagaaaagatgaggtacgagggtaaactagccaataatataaaggaggatagcaaaagtttttttaggtacgtgaagaggaaaaaaatagtcaaggcaaatgtgggtcccttgaagacagaagcaggagaatttattatggggaacaaagaaatggcagacgagttaaaccgttactttggatctgtcttcactgaggaagatacacacaatctcccaaatgttctaggggccggagaacctagggtgatggaggaactgaaggaaatccacattaggcaggaaatggttttgggtagactgatgggactgaaggctgataaatccccagggcctgatggtctgcatcccagggtacttaaggaggtggctctagaaatagtggaagcattggagatcatttttcaatgttctatagattcaggatcagttcctgtggattggaggatagcaaatgttatcccactttttaagaaaggagggagagagaaaacgggtaattatagaccagttagtctgacatcagtggtggggaagatgctggagtcaattataaaagacgaaattgctgagcatttggatagcggtaacaggatcattccgagtcagcatggatttacgaaggggaaatcatgcttgacacatctactggaattttttgaggatgtaactaggaaaattgacaggggagagtcagtggatgtggtgtacctcgactttcagaaagccttcgacaaggtcccacataggagattagtgggcaaaattagggcacatggtattgggggtagggtactgacatggatagaaaattggttgacagacagaaagcaaagagtggggataaatgggtccctttcggaatggcaggcagtgaccagtggggtaccgcaaggttcggtgctgggaccccagctatttacgatatacattaatgacttagacgaagggattaaaagtaccattagcaaatttgcagatgatactaagctggggggtagtgtgaattgtgaggaagatgcaataaggctgcagggtgacttggacaggttgtgtgagtgggcggatacatggcagatgcagtttaatgtagagaagtgtgaggttattcactttggaagtaagaatagaaaggcagattattatctgaatggtgtcaagttaggaggagggggagttcaacgagatctgggtgtcctagtgcatcagtcaatgaaaggaagcatgcaggtacagcaggcagtgaagaaagccaatggaatgttggccttcgtaacaggaggagttgagtataggagcaaagaggtccttctacagttgtaccgggccctggtgggaccgcacctggagtactgtgtgcagttttggtctccaaatttgaggaaggatattcttgctatggaggacgtgcagcgtaggttcactaggttaattcccggaatggcgggactgtcgtatgctgaaaggctggagcgattgggcttgtatacactggaatttagaaggatgaggggggatcttattgaaacgtataagataattaggggattggacacattagaggcaggaaacatgttcccaatgttgggggagtccagaacaaggggccacagtttaagaataaggggatgaggaagaactttttcagtcagagagtggtgaaggtgtggaattctctgcctcagaaggcagtggaggccagttcgtaggatgctttcaagagagagctggatagagctcttaaggatagcggagtgagggggtatggggagaaggcaggaacggggtactgattgagagtgatcagccatgatcgcattgaatggcggtgctggctcgaagggctgaatggcctactcctgcacctattgtctattgtttcctgcctccaacgtgtccaaccccttaataatcttatacgtttcgataagatcccctctcatccttctaaattccagtgtatacaagcctagtcgctccagtctttcaacgtacgacagtcccgccattccgggaattaacctcgtaatgccaccgtgctgccccgtcaAAACATGTACAGCCTCTGATAGATTCCAGTAATTCATCACCTACAAAGTGGAGGAGGTTCCCTTCAGCTTATTCCCAAATGACTGAGCTCTTTATCCTGAGATTATGATTGTGTTCAAGATTCTAACATCGCATAGAATGTCCACACAAATATTTATCGCGTGAACATTTTTGTTCCTCCTGGTCTGACCGGTTTGTTGTGTTCATTGTTCTGTGCTTCAGTGCAGCCTGTGGGCGGGAAGATTGTGTTTCGGAAGCCAGCAAAGCGGTCTTCAGATGACAAGGTCACGGGCATCTTTAGCAGCTCCAGCAAGAAGAGGAAGGAAGCGCAGAGCGGCAAACCCGACACCTCACCCTCAGAAAGCAAAGGCAAGCAAGTGAAGAACAGCAGCCTGCTTTCATTTGGAGACGATGATGAAGATGATGAGTAGAGTGGGAGGCCCAGGGACTGGGGGAGAGTTGCAACACATCCCTCTGGTCACCTGTGGTCAACCCATGTGAACATCTCAACCAATAGACTTGCTCACAAGCTGAGCTTGGTCAGTCAATGAGCAGCCAATGCTCTGGGCATTTGTCAGTGCTGGAGACCACCTCTACTGCCCTGCATGCAGAGAACCACAATGCATCAGCTCTGTACATGTGTACGTGGTCACATCACTACAACTGTACCTGAGTTGTTTACTGTTccccacataaacacacacacataaacacacacacacataaacacacgcacacacaaacacacacacataaacactcgcacacataaacacgcacacataaacacacgcacacataaacactcgcacacataaacacacgctcacataaacacacacacataaacacgcacacacataaacactcgcacacataaacacgcacacataaacactcgcacacataaacacacacacataaacacacacacacataaacacgcacacacataaacactcgcacacaaacacacgcacacacacacataaacacacgcacacataaacacacgcacacataaacacgcacacataaacacacgcacacataaacacacgcacacataaacacacgcacacacaaacacacgcacacataaacacacacacaaacacacgcacacataaacacacgcacacacataaacacgcacacataaacatacacataaacacacgcacacataaacaCTCACAAtctcaatcatactttattagccaaatgtgttttgcaacatacgaggaacttcatttgtctTACAGtcataataaaaagcaacagcacacacaaaacacattttaacatgaacattcaccacagtgactcctccacattcaccacagtgactcctccacattcatcACTGATGGAAGTAAAAACAACTTCAAActtttcccttctttgtcctccagcggtcgggggcctcgaaccttcacgccgcatgcaaacacacacacacacacacactcagactgacacacacacacacaaatgcacacacactcagaccgacacacacacacacttcccacTATtgtaaggaaaataactgcagatgctggtacaaatcgaaggtatcacaaactgctggaataactcagcgggtcaggcagcatctctggagagaaggaatgtgtgatgtttcgggtcgagacccttcttcagacaagtgtggtcacatcagtctgaagatgggtcttgacctgaaacgtcgcccattccctctctcttagatgctgcctgacccgctgagttactccagcattttgtgtgatacCTCCCACTATTATAACGTTAGTGTAGTCATCATGGCAGGGATCAAGGTGGATGTAAAAAGTTATGGGGAATGTTGCCAATCGTTATCCAGCGTTAATTGTATTAGCAGCTTAACGATGGAGTGGATTGAATGATGTTATTATGTTTATTTCTGAAGCTGCTGAGCTCAACTTCTGTAAGTGgaattatctgcattaaattagtGTGATGGGAATAATAACACAGTGAAGCTTACTGGAGGAGTAGACACGTGTCTGGTGTCGTGACATTGCCGTGAGTCTGCGGGACCGATGATAACCTGACCTTGGCCAGTGATCTACCTCCTCACTCCATCACACACCCACGGCCTGGCGATATACCCACCTTGGCTCTTATTCTTTATTGCCCCGTATTGCCAATCTTTTATCCATTTTAGATTTAAAATTCACTGTACACAGTTCCACACTTCCTCCACCtcagttcggttcagtttattgtcacgtgtaccgaggtacagtgagaagcttttgttgcgtgctaaccagtcagtggaaacacaacacatgattacaatcgagccgtccacactgtacagatacaggataagggaataacgttcagtgtaaggtaaagccagcaaagtccgattaaggatagtccgaggctctccaatgaggtagatagtagttcagcactgctctctggttgtggtaggatggttcagttgcctgataacagctgggaagaaactgtgtgaCCTCTGTCTCAGGAGAGCTCATCTTCACTCCTGTAAGTTCTGTCTGTAATTTCCAACCCATATTCTCGGGGCCTAGACTTCCAACCAGTGGATAGCTCTGttcacattttctgtgacttgtgccacagtcgaccttctgtcggttcagaccatacgggatagccttcgttgccctcgcgcgtcgatgagccttgggcgcccaacaccctgcctgtcgccggtttgtggtttgtccctccttgctgtttcagagatgctctgacccagtcgtctggccagaacaatttggcccttgtcaaagtcgctcaggtctttactcctgcccatttctcctgtattcaacacatcaacttcaagaactgactgttcacttgctgcctaatatatcccaccccttgacaggtgccattgtaacaagataatcaatattattcacttcgcctgtcagtggtcataatgttttggctatcgcaaaatgctggagtaactcagcacgtcaggcagcatctaggacgtttcgggtcgagacccttcttcagactgatgtcaggggggcgggacaaaggaaggatataggtggagacaggaaaactgggagaactgggaagggggaggggaagagagggacagaagaactatctaaagttggagaagtcgatgttcataccactgggctgcaagctgcccaagggaaatacgaggtgctgttcctccaatttgcggtgggcctcactatggcactggaggaggcccatgacagaaaggacagactgggagggggagtagaagtgctcagccaccgggagatcagttttgttaatgcggaccgagcgcaggtgttgagcgaaacgatcgccgagcctgcgttgatttcgccgatgtaaagaagttgacatctagagcagcggatgcaatagatgagtttggaggaggtgcaggtgaacctctgtctcacctggaaagactgtttgggtccttgggtggagttgaggggggagttaaaggtacaggtgttgcatctcgtgcggttgcaggggaaagtgcccggggatggggtggtttgggtaggaaggaacgagtggaccagggagttacgaagggaacggtctctgcggaacgcagaaaggggaggagatgggaagatatggccagtgtggGGTCCCAttataggtgacggaaatgttggcggatgatttgttggatccgttggccggtggggtggaaggtgagaatgagggggattctgtccttgttacgaatggggggagggggagcaagagcggagctgcgggatatagaggaggccctagtgagtgcctcatctataatggaagaggggaagccccgtttcctgaagaatgaggacatctctgacgccctagtgtgaaacacctcatcccgggcgcagatgcggcgtagacggaggaattgggaatcttcccaccctgtctatcCCCTACtaaacaggagacagactagtgacggacatctataaacccactgactcccacagctatctggactacacttcttcccaccctctctcctgcaaaaagtccatCCCCTACTAAATCTGTGATTCCtacacataatgttttggctgatcggtgtagttgtACATGATGATTGGATTTTATCCTTCATGGGCTTTATACATTTCAAATTCTCATTGTCTTGTACATTTATAGAATGTGCTACGACTCAGAAATTATTATTATACGTGTATGTTACAACTTTGGAATATTCTCTTGTGTGAAGTGCGCTGCAATTCTCCTTACTAAAACACTaaggtgggcagcacggtggtgcagtgggtagagttgctgcctcacagcgccagagacccgggttccatcctgactatgggtgcttgtctgcactgagttcacaagttataggagtagaattagaccattcagcccatcaattctactccaccattcaatcatgtctgatctctgtCACCTGAtgtaattttcctgccttctctccataacctttatgtttttacattctccccatgacctgtgtggattttctccgggtgcttcggtttccccctcactctccaaagtcttacagatttgtaggttaattggctcggtataaatgcaaattgtcccaggtgtaggatagtattaatctgcggggatcgcttgttggcgcggactcggtgggccgaagggcctgtttccgtgctgtataacacagtctaagaataaaggggaggccatttaaaactgaggtgagaagaaactttttcacccagagagttgtgaatttgtggaattctctgccacagagggcagtggaggccaattcactggatggatttaaaagatagagctctagaggccagtggaatcaagggatatggggagaaggcaggcacgggttactgattgtggatgatcagccatgatcacaatgaatagcggtgctggctcgaagggccaaatggcctcctcctttccacaaagaaagagaaaataaatcgtTTATTCACCAGACATTGCTGACGGATATTTTATAATTTCCCAGAATATTTTCAGAGCAGCAGGGCGTAGCTCAACAACAAACACgagcaactgcaaatgctggttatcaAAAAAGgacgcaagtgctggagtaactcagcgggtcaagcagcatctgtggagaacatggatcggtgacgttccggtcgagacccctcttggcagagctgctgcctgcagGTCTGTGCAGGTGCCTGTCAAATACAAAGTGTTTTTGTACAAACTCTCAGTTGTGGAACTTCAGCCGACATCCAGCAGAGGCCGGTGTGATGCCTGGCGCCTGCAGACCTGTGCTTGATGCTGAAACTCTGCTGCTGCCTTTGCCTGTGACGTGACTGGTCTGGAATTTGTTGACGGCTTTGATCTGGCCTGCTCTGTGCCccgtctctctgccccctctccccgcccctctctaTGCCCTGACTCTCTGCCCTGACTCtctgctccctctccccatccctctctctatgcccccccctctctgcccccccctctctgccctccccctctgccccgactctctgccccccccccctctgccccccctctaaCCTGTTTCTccgtctctctgccccccctctctaccccgtcTCTCTCTGCGTCTCTGTGCCCCGACTCTCTACcccgtctctctccatctctctgcccccctctctaccccatctctctgtctctctaccccgtctctctctctccgtctctctctctccgtctctctgcccccctctctcccccatttctctctctgtctctctgcccccctctctaccccgtctctctctctccgtctctctgcccccctctctaccccatctctctgtctctctaccccgtgtctccgtctctctgcccccctctctaccccatctCTCCAACTCTCTACCCCGTGTCTccgtctctctgcccccctctctaccctgtccctctctccgtctctgtgCCCCGACTCTCTACCCCGTGTCTccgtctctctgcccccctctctaccccgtctctctctccgtctctgtgCTCCGACTCTCTACATGGTGttcggagcggcacagtggtgcagcagtagagttgcagcctcacggcaccagagacccgggttccatcctgactatgggtgctgtctgtacggagtttgcacgtttgtcacggggagacctgcgtgggttttctccgggtgctccggtctccaaagacgtgcaggtttgcaggttagttggcttggtagaggtgtaaactgtccccagtgtgtgtaggatagtgttagtgtgtggggatcgctggtctgtgcggactcggtgggccgaggggccattGTATCTGGTACTAAACTAAAGTTATGACGGTCAGACGTCCAGCCCTGGTCAGTGGCCTGACCCCAGAGTGTCACAGTTCACAGGAGGTTCACAGGTCACTACCCTCGACCTATGACCCTCCCAGACACACACCTCCAACACTTTAATTCAAATAACGTTTAATGTGAaatgggcaaagtttgaaggtgtGCGCGGCAAGTCTTTtacagagggagggggtggaggcagatacgatcgtggtgcttcagaggcttttggacaggcacatggatatgcagggagtggagggatatgaatcatatgcaggcatggtcttggcatcatgttcagcacggacattgtgggccgaagagcctcttccagcgctgtgctgttctatgtataggaaggaacagcaaatactggtttataacatatataacatataacaactacagcatggaaacaggcctgtccggccctaccagtccacgccgaccattctccctgacctagtctcatctacctgcactcagaccataaccctccaatcccctcccatccatatacctatccaatttactcttaaataataaaatcgagcctgcctccaccacttccaccggaagcccattccatacagccacaaccctctgagtaaagaagttccccctcatgttacccctaaacctttgtccctcaattctgaagctatgtccccttgttggaatcttccccactctcaaagggaaaagcctacccacgtcaactctgtccgtccctctcaaaattttaaaaacctctatcaagtcccccctcaaccttctacgctccaaagaataaagacccaacctattcaacctctctctgtagcctaagtgctgaaacccaggcaacattctagtaaatctcctctgtaccct
This portion of the Rhinoraja longicauda isolate Sanriku21f chromosome 2, sRhiLon1.1, whole genome shotgun sequence genome encodes:
- the kiaa1143 gene encoding uncharacterized protein KIAA1143 homolog — protein: MSKRSAVSFVRPPEPAFLRRFKEAVGYKPGPSVHTKRQLQGPVDSDSGPSDAEDEQPQVVVLRQGDLTAEEAATVKETAESSEKLQPVGGKIVFRKPAKRSSDDKVTGIFSSSSKKRKEAQSGKPDTSPSESKGKQVKNSSLLSFGDDDEDDE